In Osmia bicornis bicornis chromosome 1, iOsmBic2.1, whole genome shotgun sequence, the following proteins share a genomic window:
- the LOC114871941 gene encoding odorant receptor 22c-like translates to MQKSKSNDNNLSSIDFEYERNVNLSIQWNRWILKPMGLWPNSSNVSRFDKCLYWLINAVCYFLIFYLIIPCGLYMVFDMENLYKEITLFGPLIFCVAAFVKYHWLIIRSDNIRECMEHIKWDWKNVEYIKDKDIMAMNANFAKRIVTICAIFMFTACTFYFLIIPLALRRIFIQTDNVTFIPVMYPFSSYIVDVRYSPINEIIFSIQFLAGVLINAITVGACSLAAVLAVHACGQMEVLICWLKHLVDGRPDIGNTVDERIGKIVSQHVRILKFLTLMERTLRPISFAEFLACTLNLCLVGYYIITEWNSRNITITVGYVILYTSLAFNIFIFCYIGELVAEQCKKVGETSYMIEWYRLAGKRKLFCILVMAMSNSSIKLTAGSMIELSISTFTDVVKTSVAFLNVLRKLT, encoded by the exons ATGCAAAAATCAAAGTCGAACGATAATAATCTATCTTCGATTGACTTCGAATACGAAAGAAACGTGAACCTGAGTATCCAGTGGAATCGTTGGATCCTAAAACCGATGGGTCTTTGGCCAAATTCATCGAACGTTTCACGTTTCGATAAATGTCTTTATTGGTTGATTAACGCTGTTTGTTACTTCTTGATCTTCTACCTTATAATACCCTGCGGTCTGTACATGGTATTCGACATGGAGAATTTGTACAAAGAGATCACGTTATTTGGTCCATTGATCTTCTGCGTGGCTGCATTCGTGAAGTATCATTGGTTGATCATTCGCAGCGATAACATTCGTGAATGCATGGAACATATCAAATGGGATTGGAAGAACGTCGAATATATCAAGGATAAAGACATCATGGCGATGAATGCAAATTTTGCGAAAAGAATAGTGACTATCTGCGCTATTTTCATGTTCACCGCCTGTACCTTTTACTTCTTAATCATACCGCTTGCTTTAAGGAGAATCTTCATCCAGACTGATAACGTTACCTTCATCCCTGTGATGTACCCCTTCTCGAGCTACATAGTGGACGTTCGTTATTCTCCAATCAACGAGATCATCTTTTCGATTCAGTTTTTAGCTGGTGTACTGATCAATGCTATCACAGTAGGTGCTTGCAGTTTGGCTGCGGTATTAGCGGTCCACGCTTGCGGACAGATGGAGGTTTTGATATGCTGGCTGAAACATTTGGTAGATGGGAGGCCAGACATAGGCAACACGGTGGATGAAAGAATTGGGAAGATCGTGAGTCAACACGTAAGGATACTAAA ATTTTTAACGTTAATGGAAAGAACCCTTCGACCGATCTCTTTTGCCGAATTTTTAGCGTGTACTTTAAATCTTTGCCTTGTTGGCTATTATATTATAACG GAATGGAATTCGAGAAATATAACAATTACTGTAGGTTACGTGATACTGTACACATCTCTcgcattcaatatttttatattttgttatatagGCGAACTCGTGGCTGAGCAG TGCAAAAAAGTTGGCGAAACGTCATACATGATCGAATGGTACCGATTAGCAGGGAAAAGGAAGCTCTTTTGCATTTTAGTCATGGCAATGTCTAATTCGTCGATTAAACTCACAGCTGGAAGCATGATCGAGTTATCCATTAGCACTTTCACCGAC GTTGTCAAGACATCGGTCGCATTTCTCAACGTGTTACGAAAACTGACATGA
- the LOC114871955 gene encoding uncharacterized protein LOC114871955 has translation MKKPLTNGTKPLVIDDYEKNLNLSIQWCRWILKPMGIWPNSCNIPRTQIYFYRLINAVCYSLLNFLLLPCSLYTILEVEDVYNKIKLFGPSSFCVMALLKYYLLILHENSIRECIKCIEQDWKNARCQEDKKIMVENANFGRKLILLCTFFMYSGFAFYYIAVPISVGKITAETENLTFIPLVFPFSRLIVDTRYSPTNEIIFSVQLVAGALMHSITSAACGLAAMLAVHVCGQMEVLMNWLKHLIDGRSDMGETVDVRIANIVSQHVKILRFLTLIEQILRHISLVEFLGCTLNLCLLSYYTIMEWTRNDMTSSVTYSVLLVSLTFNIFIFCYIGELVSEQCRKIGEMSYMIDWYRLPGKKKLCIILIIEMSNSSIKLTAGNIIEMCFSTFGDVVKTAVAFLNVLYQMNCRASTMKKVSTQNADAIKMEHDYQRNVNLSTQLSRWLLKPIGAWPKSSNTSLIEKYFTWFMYAVCYLLITYLIVPCLTFLILEVKGTYNKIKLIGPLSFFLMSFMKYNLILFHKNDILKCVEKIEWDWRNMKHLEERNIMVMNMNYGRRLIIVYALFVYGSFVFYYIIMPLSGGKIPAGDANFTFIPLPFPSSLRITDYRKSPVNEIFFVAQCLSGVLLDAVTVGTCSLAATFATHACGQMEVLMNWLEHLLNGRSGMSKSVDGRIASIVEQHVRVLNFLALIEKMFQTISCIECLGCMMNLCLLGYYLIMEWNGQNLTSSFTYISLIVYFGLNIFVFCYTGELVAEQCRRVGEVSYMIDWYQLSGNKKLCCILFIAMSNSSMKLTAGNMVELSISTFSDVVRTAAGFFNMLRALT, from the exons ATGAAGAAACCACTCACAAATGGAACGAAACCCCTCGTGATCGACGACTATGAGAAAAACTTGAACCTGAGTATCCAATGGTGTCGTTGGATCTTAAAACCGATGGGTATCTGGCCGAATTCGTGTAACATTCCACGAACGCAAATATACTTCTACCGTCTGATAAACGCAGTGTGTTATAGTTTACTCAACTTTCTGTTACTGCCTTGCAGCTTGTACACGATCCTCGAAGTCGAAGACGTTTACAACAAGATCAAACTATTTGGACCATCAAGTTTCTGTGTGATGGCGttgttgaaatattatttattaattcttcACGAGAATAGTATTCGTGAGTGTATTAAATGCATCGAACAGGATTGGAAGAACGCCAGATGTCAGGAGGACAAAAAGATCATGGTGGAGAACGCGAATTTTGGAAGGAAACTAATTCTTCTTTGTACTTTCTTTATGTACAGTGGTTTCGCGTTTTATTACATCGCTGTACCGATTAGCGTGGGTAAAATAACGGCAGAGACTGAAAACTTGACCTTCATACCACTGGTGTTTCCCTTTTCAAGGTTGATAGTTGATACTCGCTATAGTCCAACGAACGAGATCATTTTCTCAGTTCAATTGGTAGCTGGTGCCTTGATGCATAGCATCACGTCAGCTGCTTGCGGTTTGGCAGCTATGCTCGCGGTTCACGTTTGCGGACAAATGGAGGTTTTAATGAACTGGCTGAAACATTTAATTGATGGTAGATCGGATATGGGCGAGACCGTGGATGTCAGAATCGCGAACATCGTGAGTCAACACGTTAAGATACTTCG ATTTTTAACCCTTATAGAGCAAATACTTCGACATATATCTTTGGTGGAGTTTTTAGGATGTACATTGAATTTGTGTCTGCTTAGTTATTATACCATTATG GAATGGACTCGAAATGATATGACAAGTTCCGTGACTTACAGTGTTCTCCTTGTGTCTCTTACTTTCaatatattcatattttgTTACATAGGAGAACTTGTAAGTGAGCag TGCAGAAAAATTGGAGAGATGTCATATATGATCGACTGGTATCGACtgccaggaaaaaaaaaactttgcATCATCTTGATCATTGAAATGTCCAATTCTTCGATCAAACTAACGGCAGGAAATATCATAGAAATGTGTTTTAGCACGTTCGGCGAC GTTGTTAAAACTGCGGTAGCCTTTTTAAACGTGTTA TATCAAATGAACTGTCGAGCGTCAACGATGAAGAAAGTATCAACGCAAAATGCGGATGCCATTAAAATGGAACACGATTACCAGAGAAACGTAAACCTGAGTACCCAGTTGAGTCGTTGGTTACTGAAACCGATAGGTGCATGGCCAAAATCAAGCAATACTTCactaattgaaaaatatttcacctGGTTTATGTACGCTGTCTGTTACCTTCTGATCACTTACCTGATTGTGCCTTGTTTGACTTTCCTGATCCTCGAAGTAAAAGGCACCTATAACAAGATCAAATTAATCGGTCCTTTAAGCTTTTTCCTAATGTCGTTCATGAAGTATAACTTGATACTGTTTCACAAGAACGACATCCTGAAGTGCGTGGAGAAGATCGAATGGGATTGGAGGAATATGAAACATCTGGAGGAGAGAAACATCATGGTGATGAACATGAATTACGGGCGGAGACTGATAATCGTTTATGCGTTATTCGTGTATGGTTCCTTCGTATTTTACTACATCATCATGCCGCTCAGTGGAGGAAAAATCCCAGCGGGGGATGCAAATTTCACGTTCATACCGTTGCCGTTTCCTTCTTCGTTGCGTATCACCGATTACCGAAAGAGTCCCGTTAACGAAATCTTCTTCGTCGCTCAATGTCTGTCTGGTGTACTGTTGGATGCTGTCACTGTTGGGACTTGCAGTTTGGCTGCAACCTTTGCAACGCACGCTTGTGGACAGATGGAAGTTCTGATGAACTGGTTAGAACATTTGTTAAATGGACGAAGTGGCATGAGTAAATCTGTGGATGGCAGAATTGCAAGTATCGTAGAACAACACGTTCGAGTATTGAA TTTCTTGGCGCTGATAGAGAAAATGTTTCAAACAATATCTTGTATAGAATGTTTGGGGTGTATGATGAATCTTTGCTTACTTGGGTATTACCTTATCATG gAATGGAATGGACAAAATTTAACTTCTTCTTTCACATACATATCATTGATCGTATACTTCGGCTTAAATATTTTCGTATTTTGTTACACAGGCGAACTTGTGGCTGAGCAG TGTAGAAGAGTTGGCGAGGTGTCGTACATGATCGATTGGTATCAATTGTCAGGAAATAAAAAGCTTTGCTGCATCCTGTTTATCGCAATGTCCAATTCGTCCATGAAGCTTACAGCTGGAAATATGGTTGAATTGTCTATTAGCACCTTCAGTGAT GTTGTCAGAACAGCAGCAGGATTTTTCAACATGTTGAGAGCATTGACATGA
- the LOC114871954 gene encoding odorant receptor 22c-like: protein MQKPLANKYSTSIDYEYEKHLNLSIQWNRWMLKPIGVWPQSRDISRSKKCCYWLTNLVCHLLLSFLFVPCSMYVFLEVEDLYNKIKLFGPLIFCLMAFAKYYSLIFHEEDIRECIERIEWDWKHIRHHDDKNIMVVNANFGRRLITICTFFMYSGFAFYYIAVPISVGKIEAEDENLTFVPLVFPFSRLIVDTRYSPTNEIIFSVQLVAGALMHGITSAACGLAAMLAVHACGQMEVLMNWLKHLIDGRSDMGETVDARIASIVNQHVRILKFLTLTEKTLQQISFTEFLGCTLDICLVGYYVIMESKSNDITSAVTYFILLTSLTFNIFIFCYIGELVADQCTKIGEIAYMIEWYRLSGNKKLCCVLIIAMSNSTIKLTAGNMIQLSINTFTNVVKTAVAFLNVLRTMT from the exons ATGCAAAAACCACTAGCAAATAAATACTCCACGAGCATCGACTACGAGTACGAAAAACACTTGAATCTGAGTATCCAATGGAATCGTTGGATGTTGAAACCGATCGGGGTATGGCCTCAGTCTCGTGATATTTCGCGAAGCAAGAAGTGCTGTTACTGGTTGACAAACCTCGTTTGCCATTTATTACTCAGCTTCCTCTTTGTACCATGCAGTATGTACGTTTTTCTCGAAGTAGAAGATCTGTACAACAAGATCAAACTTTTTGGTCCATTGATCTTCTGTCTGATGGCGTTCGCGAAATATTATTCGTTGATCTTTCACGAGGAAGATATCCGTGAGTGCATTGAACGCATCGAATGGGACTGGAAGCATATTAGACACCATGACGACAAGAATATCATGGTGGTGAACGCGAACTTTGGGAGAAGGCTAATAACTATTTGCACCTTCTTCATGTACAGTGGTTTCGCGTTTTATTACATCGCTGTACCGATTAGCGTGGGTAAAATAGAGGCAGAGGATGAAAATCTCACCTTTGTACCATTGGTATTTCCCTTTTCAAGATTGATAGTTGATACTCGCTATAGTCCAACGAACGAGATCATTTTCTCAGTCCAATTGGTAGCTGGTGCCTTGATGCATGGCATCACGTCAGCTGCTTGCGGCTTAGCGGCTATGCTCGCGGTTCACGCTTGCGGACAAATGGAAGTCTTGATGAACTGGCTGAAACATTTGATTGATGGTAGATCAGATATGGGCGAGACCGTGGATGCCAGGATCGCGAGCATCGTGAATCAACATGTTCGAATATTAAA GTTTTTAACTCTCACTGAGAAAACACTCCAGCAAATATCCTTTACTGAATTCTTAGGGTGCACCTTAGATATTTGTCTTGTCggatattatgttataatg GAATCAAAATCGAATGATATAACAAGTGCAGTAACTTATTTCATTCTACTCACATCTCTTACgtttaatatctttatatTCTGTTACATAGGAGAACTTGTTGCTGACCAG TGCACGAAAATTGGAGAAATCGCATATATGATAGAATGGTACCGATTATCAGGAAACAAAAAACTCTGCTGTGTCCTAATAATTGCAATGTCTAATTCAACAATCAAACTGACAGCAGGAAATATGATCCAATTATCTATCAATACCTTTACCAAC GTTGTTAAGACAGCAGTCGCATTTTTAAACGTATTACGTACAATGACGTGA
- the LOC114881680 gene encoding odorant receptor 67c-like, with the protein MMISEPTIIQTDLDNLFDYSLQLNRWFLKPIGAWPASLSTSKIERIVSLILIVICYCSILATVIPCILYVILDDDAIQTKLMVIGPLSHWFVGGINYTTLLLRSKEIQCCVKDMQNDWRTVRRLKDLQVMIKNAKFGRYVVICCAAFMQGGVLCYCVITGITTEIIEVGNETRTIHLLPCAAYTKLLPVDTSPTNEIMLIVQCISGFIVNSSAVGAFSLAIVFATHAYGQLNVLMMWITELVKPSRKHPQNAYLNEIGVIVENHLKALSFVSHIEDMMNEICFWELFKCTFNICMLGYYVLMHWANRDFQNMTTCVIILCSMAFNIFLVCYIGEKLSEQCKKVGEAVYMTEWYYLPDKYILDLLLIISRSSVAIKMTAGKFVQMSLITFSSVIKTAFAYLNVLRQTT; encoded by the exons ATGATGATCAGTGAACCCACTATCATACAAACGGATCTTGATAATCTGTTCGATTACAGTCTCCAATTGAACCGATGGTTCTTGAAACCAATAGGTGCTTGGCCTGCATCCCTCTCCACCTCCAAAATCGAAAGAatcgtttcattaattttgatCGTCATTTGTTATTGTTCCATACTCGCCACCGTAATTCCTTGCATACTATACGTAATCCTCGATGACGATGCCATTCAGACAAAACTGATGGTAATAGGTCCTTTGAGTCATTGGTTCGTAGGGGGAATTAATTACACAACATTGTTGTTGCGTAGCAAAGAGATACAATGCTGTGTGAAAGACATGCAAAATGATTGGCGCACTGTAAGAAGATTGAAGGATCTACAAGTTATGATAAAGAATGCGAAATTCGGTCGTTACGTGGTGATCTGTTGCGCGGCCTTCATGCAGGGTGGCGTCTTATGCTATTGTGTGATAACTGGTATCACTACGGAGATTATTGAAGTTGGAAACGAGACCAGAACTATTCATTTGCTACCCTGTGCGGCTTATACGAAATTGCTACCAGTAGACACTAGTCCCACTAACGAAATCATGCTTATCGTGCAATGCATTTCTGGTTTCATCGTAAACTCTAGTGCTGTTGGAGCGTTTAGTTTAGCTATAGTGTTTGCGACTCATGCTTACGGACAGTTGAATGTGCTAATGATGTGGATCACGGAGCTCGTGAAGCCGTCCAGGAAGCATCCCCAGAATGCCTACTTGAATGAAATTGGTGTTATCGTGGAAAATCATCTGAAAGCTTTGag TTTCGTATCGCATATCGAGGATATGATGAATGAAATATGTTTTTGGGAATTATTCAAGTGTACGTTCAACATCTGTATGCTTGGATACTACGTCCTCATG CATTGGGCCAATCGTGATTTTCAAAATATGACTACTTGCGTCATTATACTTTGTTCTATGgcttttaacatttttttagtATGCTATATCGGTGAGAAACTATCAGAACAGTGCAAGAAAGTTGGTGAAGCAGTGTATATGACAGAATGGTATTATTTACCCGATAAATATATCTTGGATTTATTACTGATCATTTCACGATCCAGTGTGGCCATCAAAATGACTGCTGGAAAATTTGTTCAAATGTCACTTATTACATTTTCTAGT GTGATAAAAACCGCCTTTGCCTACCTCAATGTATTGCGTCAAACAACATGA
- the LOC114881677 gene encoding odorant receptor 13a-like, producing MTITTAKLSMKQTEVDLLSDYSIQLNRWFLKPIVVPCILYVIYECDDAEMRVMMMGPLNHWFVGGINYTTLLFRGKDIQHCVKIIQTDWRAAKRLEDQRIMLTDAKFGRYVAVVCAVFMQGGVMYYCVTTGLTTEIVQVGNETRIIRLLPCAAYTKLLPVNTSPTNEIIFVIQLFSGFIVNSTAVGAFSLAVVFAAHAYGQLNVLMMWITELVNQSRGHKKDIYFNYIAVVVEKHLRILSFISRIEDIMSKICFMELFKCTFCICMLGYYVLMHAANHDYQEMITCIVILISMAFNVFIVCYIGEQLSEQCKKVGEAVYMTEWYYLPEREILDLILIISRSNVAIKMTAGKFFEMSLVTFTTVMKTAFAYLNVLRQMV from the exons ATGACCATAACCACCGCTAAGCTCAGTATGAAACAGACAGAAGTTGATCTTCTGAGCGATTACAGTATCCAACTGAATCGATGGTTCTTGAAACCGATAG TAGTCCCGTGTATACTGTACGTAATTTACGAGTGCGATGATGCTGAGATGAGAGTCATGATGATGGGTCCTCTGAACCACTGGTTCGTAGGAGGCATCAATTACACAACACTGCTGTTCCGTGGGAAAGACATACAGCACTGTGTGAAAATCATACAAACCGATTGGCGAGCTGCGAAGAGATTAGAGGATCAAAGGATTATGTTGACAGACGCGAAATTCGGACGTTATGTGGCTGTAGTTTGCGCGGTCTTCATGCAGGGTGGCGTTATGTACTATTGTGTGACAACAGGATTAACTACGGAGATCGTTCAGGTTGGAAATGAGACCAGAATTATTCGTCTGCTACCATGTGCGGCTTATACCAAGCTGCTACCAGTAAACACCAGTCCCACAAACGAGATCATTTTCGtcatacaattattttctggTTTCATTGTAAACTCCACTGCTGTTGGAGCTTTCAGTTTAGCTGTAGTGTTTGCCGCTCACGCTTACGGTCAATTAAATGTGTTAATGATGTGGATCACGGAGCTTGTGAATCAATCGAGAGGACATAAAAAGGACATCTATTTCAATTACATAGCTGTTGTCGTAGAGAAACATCTGCGCATCTTAAG CTTTATATCGCGAATCGAAGATATAATGAGTAAGATATGCTTCATGGAATTGTTCAAGTGTACATTTTGTATATGCATGCTTGGATATTACGTGCTCATG CATGCGGCTAATCATGATTATCAAGAAATGATTACTTGTATCGTTATACTTATTTCCATGGCGTTCAACGTTTTTATAGTGTGCTATATCGGTGAGCAGCTATCAGAACAGTGCAAAAAAGTTGGCGAGGCAGTGTATATGACAGAGTGGTATTACTTACCCGAAAGAGAAATCCTTGATTTAATACTGATCATTTCACGATCTAATGTGGCGATCAAAATGACTGCtggaaaatttttcgaaatgtCGCTTGTTACATTTACTACT GTGATGAAAACCGCCTTTGCATACCTCAATGTACTACGACAAATGGTATGA
- the LOC114881676 gene encoding odorant receptor 4-like, protein MISEPTIIQTDLDNLFDYSLQLNRWFLKPIGAWPASLSTSKIERIVSLILIVICYCSILTTVIPCILYVILDDDTIQTKVMAIGPLSHWFVGGINYTTLLLRSKEIQCCVEDMQHDWRAVKRLKDLQIMVKDAKFGRYVMIFCAAFMQGGVLCYCVITGITTEIVEVGNETRTIHLLPCAAYTKLFPVDTSPTNEIILIVQCISGFIVNSSAVGAFSLAIVFATHAYGQLNVLMMWITELVKSSRKQHQSAHLNEIGVIVENHLRALSFVSHIEDMMTEICFWELFKCTFDICLLGYYVLVHWDNRDFQNLTTCIVILCSMAFNIFIVCYIGEILTEQYKRVGETVYMTEWYYLPNRNILDLILIISRSSVAIKMTAGKFVDMSLITFSSVIKSAFAYLNVLRQMV, encoded by the exons ATGATCAGTGAACCCACTATCATACAAACGGATCTTGATAATCTGTTCGATTACAGTCTCCAATTGAACCGATGGTTCTTGAAACCAATAGGTGCTTGGCCTGCATCCCTCTCCACCTCCAAAATCGAAAGAatcgtttcattaattttgattGTCATTTGTTATTGTTCCATACTCACCACCGTAATTCCTTGCATACTGTACGTAATTCTCGATGACGATACCATTCAGACAAAAGTGATGGCAATAGGTCCTCTGAGCCACTGGTTCGTAGGGGGCATTAATTATACAACACTGTTGTTGCGTAGCAAAGAGATACAATGCTGTGTGGAAGACATGCAACACGATTGGCGCGCAGTGAAAAGATTGAAGGATCTACAAATTATGGTAAAGGATGCGAAATTCGGTCGTTACGTCATGATCTTTTGTGCAGCTTTTATGCAAGGTGGGGTCTTATGCTATTGTGTAATAACTGGTATTACGACGGAAATCGTTGAAGTTGGAAACGAGACCAGAACTATTCATCTGCTACCATGTGCGGCTTATACCAAGCTATTCCCAGTAGACACCAGTCCCACAAACGAGATCATTCTTATCGTGCAATGCATTTCTGGTTTCATCGTAAACTCTAGTGCTGTTGGAGCTTTTAGTTTAGCTATAGTGTTTGCGACTCACGCTTACGGTCAGTTGAATGTGCTAATGATGTGGATCACGGAGCTCGTAAAATCGTCCAGGAAGCAACACCAGAGCGcacatttaaatgaaattggtGTTATCGTGGAGAATCATCTGAGAGCATTAAG TTTCGTATCACATATCGAAGATATGATGACTGAAATATGTTTTTGGGAATTATTCAAGTGTACTTTCGACATATGCCTGCTTGGATACTACGTCCTCGTG CATTGGGACAATCGTGATTTTCAAAATCTGACTACCTGTATCGTTATACTTTGCTCCATGgcttttaacatttttattgtgtGCTATATCGGTGAGATACTAACAGAACAG TACAAGAGAGTTGGTGAAACAGTGTATATGACAGAGTGGTATTACTTACCCAATAGAAATATCCTCGATTTAATACTGATCATTTCACGATCCAGCGTGGCGATCAAAATGACTGCTGGAAAATTTGTTGATATGTCACTTATTACATTTTCTAGT GTGATAAAATCTGCTTTTGCATACCTCAATGTACTGCGACAAATGGTATAA
- the LOC123988351 gene encoding odorant receptor 4-like codes for MAISSNDQPVQDTSYLQDYEYSIQLNRWLLKPIGVWPKLTDSTRTEKVLLKVLNIVCHSLIIFTFAPCLLFILFEETSMQTRIKAIGPMSHWLMGELNYCFLSMRTKDILHCIQHIENDWRMVKRASDRELMLKNVKVGRLIACVAAICMNLGTCSYNVITGFQKIVFHVGNESFSMYRLPCPFYTKLMNVRFSPVNELVFALQLLSGFIVNSVTVGACGLGAALAMHACGQLNVMMSWLNDLVGTKGEEQKIVKKKLANIVQLHLRTLSFVWNIEKIMNLICMVELVGCTLNICMLEYYLVTEKSKETLIIYAIIYASMIFNIFIFCYIGEKLTEQCKQIGERAYMTEWYRLPHKTALGLVMIISRSSVVIKITAGKFIRISLATFGDVLKTSFTYFNMLRTVAT; via the exons ATGGCAATCTCGTCTAACGATCAACCGGTACAAGATACTTCTTACCTTCAAGATTACGAATACAGTATCCAACTGAATCGCTGGCTCCTAAAACCAATCGGAGTTTGGCCGAAATTAACAGACTCCACGAGGACCGAGAAAGTGTTGTTAAAAGTGTTAAACATCGTCTGTCACTCGTTGATCATCTTCACCTTCGCACCCTGTTTGCTGTTCATCCTGTTCGAAGAGACGAGCATGCAGACGAGGATAAAAGCAATCGGACCCATGAGCCATTGGTTAATGGgtgaattaaattattgtttccTGAGCATGAGGACCAAGGATATTCTTCACTGTATACAACACATAGAGAACGACTGGCGAATGGTCAAACGAGCCAGCGATCGTGAGTTGATGCTGAAGAACGTCAAAGTTGGACGTCTAATCGCTTGTGTCGCAGCGATCTGCATGAATCTCGGTACCTGTTCTTACAACGTAATCACAGGATTTCAAAAGATAGTGTTTCATGTGGGAAACGAGAGTTTCTCCATGTATCGGTTACCTTGTCCGTTCTATACAAAGCTGATGAACGTCAGATTTAGTCCGGTTAACGAACTCGTTTTCGCTCTCCAACTATTATCTGGATTCATCGTGAATTCTGTAACCGTTGGGGCTTGCGGTTTGGGTGCAGCTTTAGCAATGCACGCTTGTGGTCAGCTGAACGTGATGATGTCCTGGCTGAACGATCTGGTTGGTACTAAAGGAGAAGAACAAaagattgttaaaaaaaagttGGCGAATATCGTGCAACTTCATCTACGTACGTTGAG ttTTGTATGGAATatagagaaaataatgaatctAATATGTATGGTTGAATTAGTTGGatgtacattaaatatatgCATGCTGGAATATTATCTTGTCACG GAAAAATCGAAGGAAACCTTAATAATATATGCAATTATATACGCGTCCAtgattttcaatatatttatattttgttatatcGGTGAGAAGCTTACGGAACAG TGCAAACAAATTGGAGAAAGAGCATACATGACGGAATGGTATCGTTTACCTCACAAAACTGCTCTAGGCTTAGTTATGATAATCTCGAGATCGAGCGTGGTGATCAAAATCACTGCTGGAAAATTCATACGGATCTCCCTTGCAACCTTTGGCGAC GTGTTGAAGACGTCTTTCACTTATTTCAATATGCTTCGAACAGTCGCGACTTAA